In one Rutidosis leptorrhynchoides isolate AG116_Rl617_1_P2 chromosome 8, CSIRO_AGI_Rlap_v1, whole genome shotgun sequence genomic region, the following are encoded:
- the LOC139863547 gene encoding uncharacterized protein produces MNKAGTKFSKLDRFLLSSNGSNHIPDAKVMVLDRKWSDHSPILLHLRKDDYGPIPFKFFKSWLQRPNFDDVIVSGLTEFNNVKLHTKLKLLKNHIKSWAAHTRVTEKTRLSTVMELIAEIDCKLDSGSAM; encoded by the coding sequence ATGAATAAAGCGGGCACCAAATTTAGTAAATTGGACCGTTTTTTACTCTCCTCCAATGGTTCTAATCACATTCCGGATGCAAAAGTAATGGTATTGGATCGTAAGTGGTCGGATCACTCCCCTATTCTTCTTCATCTCCGAAAAGATGACTATGGACCCATCCCTTTTAAGTTTTTTAAATCTTGGTTGCAACGCCCAAACTTTGATGATGTTATTGTCTCTGGTCTGACCGAATTTAATAATGTCAAATTGCATACTAAGCTTAAGCTCCTTAAAAATCACATTAAATCTTGGGCTGCTCATACTCGTGTTACTGAAAAAACACGATTGTCAACTGTTATGGAGCTTATCGCAGAGATCGATTGTAAACTGGATTCAGGCAGCGCAATGTAA
- the LOC139862822 gene encoding uncharacterized protein yields MAELNSNEEPNVLPSKRKLPVETLENSNDDEEDTKKLRPENKNTSAAAAAAAAVEEKIVTENGDDEDEEEDYEAEDEIDSEDDDEDEDDDEEEDEQSNGGIEIDRKGKGIMKDDKGKGKMIEESDEDDESDSDDDLNDSDGEDDDDDLSDDPLAEVDLDNILPSRTRGRTASSGVRISNNNDKNGKDN; encoded by the coding sequence ATGGCGGAGCTCAATAGTAATGAAGAACCAAATGTACTCCCTTCCAAACGAAAACTACCGGTCGAAACCCTAGAAAATAGCAACGATGACGAAGAGGACACTAAAAAACTCCGGCCAGAAAACAAAAACACCTCCGCCGCCGCCGCCGCTGCTGCCGCCGTCGAAGAAAAAATCGTCACAGAAAATGGTGACGACGAAGACGAAGAAGAAGATTATGAAGCAGAAGACGAAATCGATTCTGAAGATgacgatgaagatgaagatgatgacgaGGAGGAAGATGAGCAGTCTAATGGCGGAATTGAAATCGATCGAAAGGGGAAAGGAATAATGAAGGATGATAAAGGTAAAGGAAAGATGATTGAAGAatctgatgaagatgatgagtctGATTCCGATGATGATTTGAATGATTCTGACGGTGAGGATGATGATGACGATCTATCTGATGATCCATTGGCTGAGGTTGATTTGGATAACATTCTTCCTTCAAGGACGCGTGGCCGTACTGCTTCTTCTGGAGTGCGTATttcaaataataatgataaaaatggtaAGGATAATTAG